The following nucleotide sequence is from Halapricum desulfuricans.
TTCCGCACGGTTGGCCGCCGGTCGAGTACTCCGGTTGGGAGCTCGCGCCGGCGGCTCTCGGTGACGAACGTCACGTTTCCGATCGGAATCCCGACGTTGATCGGTATTTCCGGGTTCAGCGGCTTCTGGACGAAAGAGGTGATCCCCGCGAGCAGGCCGCACGGCGACCCGATCGAACTCGACAGCCGCCGCGATCGCCTTCTCCGACTCGATAGTTTTATATAGAACCGCTAACGACCAATTAACCGAGGAATACAATCATGTCTAGTGGTCAGCGACGCATGGGCGGACAGCCCCTTTTCATCCTCGAGGAAGACACCGAGCGGACACAGGGCAAGGACGCACAGAGTTCGAACATCTCGGCCGGGAAGGCCGTCAGCGAAGCCGTCCGGACCACGCTCGGTCCGCGCGGGATGGACAAGATGCTCGTCTCCGACGACGGCGACGTCGTCATCACCAACGACGGTGCGACCATTCTGGGCGAGATGGACATCGAGCACCCGGCGGCCCAGATGATCGTCGAGGTCGCCGAGAGCCAGGAAGAGGACGTCGGCGACGGGACGACCACGGCCTCGGTACTCGCGGGCGAACTCCTCTCGAAGGCCGAGAGCATGCTCGACGACGACGTCCACCCGACGACGATCGTCGAGGGCTATCACGAGGCGGCCAGCCTCGCTCAGGAGGCCATCGACGAGCAGGTCATCGCGACCGACCTCGACGACGACCAGCTCCTGCAGGTCGCCAAATCCAGCATGACCGGCAAGGGCACCGGCGACGTCGCCGGCGACGTGCTGGCGGAAGTCGTCGTCGATGCGGTCCGTGCCGTGCAGGGCGAGGACGGCGTCGATCGAGACGCGATCTCTCTGCAGACCCAGATCGGTGCCGCGTCCTCTGCGACGGAAGTGATCGAGGGCGTCGTCGTCGACGAGGAGCCGGCCCACGAGAACATGCCCCGGACCGTCGAGGACGGGGCCGTCGCGATCATCGACGGCGCGATCGAGCTGCAGGAGAGCAACGTCGACGCCGAGTACAACGTCACCAACGTCGACCAGCTCAACGCCGCGCTGGACGCCGAAGAGCAGGAACTTCGCGGGTACGCCGAGGCGCTGGCAGATCTCGGTGCCGAGATCGTCTTCACGACCGACGACATCGACGACCGCGTGCAGGCGTATCTCGCCAAAGACGGGATCCTCGCGTTCGAGGACCTCTCCAGCGACGATCTGGCGTCGATCCGGTCGGCCAGCGGCGCGACCCGCGTCAGCGGCGTCAAGGCACTGGAAGCCGACGATCTGGGGACGGCCTCGGTCAGCGTCCGGAGCTACGGCGAGGACGAGCTCGCGTTCGTCGAAGGGCCGGAAGCCGAGACGGTCACGGTCTTCGCCCGCGGCAGCACCGAGCACGTCCTCGACGAGGTCGAGCGCGCGCTGCAGGACGCGCTGGACGTCGTGACGGCCGCGCTTGATAAAGGCGGCATCGTCCCCGGCGCGGGCGCGACCGAGATCGCCGTCGCGGCGCATCTCCGCGATCACGCCGCCTCGATCGAGGGGCGCAAGCAGCTGGCCGTCGAGGCCTTCGCCGACGCTGTCGACGTCCTGCCGCGCACGCTCGCGGAGAACACCGGCATGGACCCCATCGACGCGCTGGTCGACCTCCGCGCGGCCTACGACGGCGGCGACTGCGCGGGTATCATCTCCGAGGGCCAGACTGGCGCCGTCACTGACCCGCTCGAACACGGCGTCTTCGACCCCGCCGCGGTCAAACACGAGGCCGTCCACAGCGCGACCGAGGCAGCCACGATGATCGTCCGCATCGACGACGTCATCTCCTCGTCGTGAACTGAAACGGCCGTTTTCGGTCGGTCCGAAGGAAAGTGTCGGGACGGCAGGCGTGAACGCTCGTTCGTGTCAGAGCCGATATCGAGAGTCGACACAAGAGAGGGCGGCCGGCAGACTACATGAAGTCCGCGATGCCTGACTGCTTGTTCTTGTCATTCTCGAAAATCCGCTCGATCGACCGCTCGAGGATCTCCAGGCGCTGTTTCGTGTAGGGCCGACAGTCGAACTCCTCGGCGACCTCCGTGGCGGTGTCGATGTACTTGTTGACCGATCCCTCGTGGACGGTCAGGTTGACTCGGCCGC
It contains:
- the thsA gene encoding thermosome subunit alpha, with protein sequence MGGQPLFILEEDTERTQGKDAQSSNISAGKAVSEAVRTTLGPRGMDKMLVSDDGDVVITNDGATILGEMDIEHPAAQMIVEVAESQEEDVGDGTTTASVLAGELLSKAESMLDDDVHPTTIVEGYHEAASLAQEAIDEQVIATDLDDDQLLQVAKSSMTGKGTGDVAGDVLAEVVVDAVRAVQGEDGVDRDAISLQTQIGAASSATEVIEGVVVDEEPAHENMPRTVEDGAVAIIDGAIELQESNVDAEYNVTNVDQLNAALDAEEQELRGYAEALADLGAEIVFTTDDIDDRVQAYLAKDGILAFEDLSSDDLASIRSASGATRVSGVKALEADDLGTASVSVRSYGEDELAFVEGPEAETVTVFARGSTEHVLDEVERALQDALDVVTAALDKGGIVPGAGATEIAVAAHLRDHAASIEGRKQLAVEAFADAVDVLPRTLAENTGMDPIDALVDLRAAYDGGDCAGIISEGQTGAVTDPLEHGVFDPAAVKHEAVHSATEAATMIVRIDDVISSS